One stretch of Paenibacillus sp. FSL R5-0341 DNA includes these proteins:
- a CDS encoding AraC family transcriptional regulator: protein MDTLETSVLICDYSYHYKAFTHNMKGELQTYLFRLQTEGSCKVYVQDKEFRMTSGDLLLLKPGDDYHLVVDEPHKEGRLSSGDYYLFCEGSWIENWWKRQHRSTVSRIGLDDKLISLWRNMLLEKRRGPLEENAELKDALLRGLCLYIDRAITENIQTDRAISSALKLKRFIEEHATVTFKLEEAARYAGLSLSRAVRLFKEHYNQTMIQYAIEIRLNAALERMKYSEMTLEHIAESCGFASYSYFHRVFRAHFGVSPAEYLKSRQHEPIDDLEHV, encoded by the coding sequence TTGGATACGTTAGAGACATCTGTGCTGATCTGTGACTACTCATATCACTATAAAGCGTTCACTCATAATATGAAGGGCGAGCTGCAAACCTATCTGTTTCGTCTGCAGACCGAAGGCTCGTGCAAAGTGTATGTACAGGATAAAGAATTCAGGATGACCAGCGGGGATTTATTGCTGCTCAAGCCTGGTGACGATTACCATCTCGTGGTCGATGAACCACATAAGGAAGGACGTTTGTCCAGCGGAGATTATTATCTGTTCTGTGAAGGCAGCTGGATCGAGAACTGGTGGAAACGGCAGCATCGATCTACCGTGAGCCGGATAGGACTCGATGATAAGTTGATCAGCCTATGGCGAAATATGCTTCTAGAGAAGCGTCGCGGACCTCTTGAGGAAAATGCGGAGCTAAAGGATGCGTTACTGCGCGGATTATGTCTTTATATCGACCGGGCAATCACCGAGAATATTCAGACGGATCGGGCAATTTCCTCTGCGTTGAAGTTAAAACGTTTTATCGAGGAGCATGCCACGGTTACCTTTAAACTTGAAGAAGCGGCACGTTATGCCGGACTCAGCCTGTCACGTGCCGTGCGTTTATTTAAGGAGCATTACAATCAGACTATGATTCAATACGCGATTGAGATTCGTCTGAATGCGGCGTTGGAACGCATGAAATACAGTGAAATGACACTGGAGCATATTGCGGAATCTTGCGGTTTTGCAAGCTATTCCTATTTCCACCGGGTATTCCGGGCGCACTTCGGTGTGTCCCCCGCGGAGTATCTCAAATCCAGACAACATGAGCCTATCGATGATCTGGAGCATGTATGA
- a CDS encoding aldo/keto reductase produces MEYIEIAGAGKPVSRLIKGTDYFVHNAYDKAATNMDAFLSIGGNTVDTAHIYCDGESEEVLGRYMKERGNRDQIVILTKGAHHDQNGPRVNADAIRSDLLESLERLQTDHVEMYALHRDDPNTPVSVILEALNEHIDSGKIGAIGASNWTWQRLEEANAYAAANGLKGFTFSSPNLSLAKANEPFWEGCVSADAETLAWHEQTKLPLLSWSSQARGFFTGRFTPEVRDNADLVRVFYSDGNWERLRRAEQLANSKKTTPIQIALAYVLNQTFPTCALIGAQNQAELLSCDEGSRITLTPAEIAWLDLGSNVPAGI; encoded by the coding sequence ATGGAATATATCGAAATTGCTGGTGCAGGTAAACCCGTCTCCAGACTGATTAAAGGAACCGATTATTTCGTGCATAATGCCTACGATAAAGCAGCTACGAATATGGATGCTTTTCTGTCGATCGGCGGTAACACCGTCGATACAGCGCATATTTATTGTGATGGCGAAAGTGAAGAAGTCCTTGGTCGTTATATGAAAGAACGCGGTAACCGCGACCAGATTGTCATTCTCACCAAAGGTGCGCATCATGACCAGAACGGACCACGCGTTAACGCTGATGCCATCCGTAGTGATTTGCTGGAAAGTCTGGAGCGTCTTCAGACAGATCACGTAGAGATGTATGCTTTGCACCGGGATGATCCCAATACCCCTGTCAGTGTTATTCTTGAAGCACTGAACGAACATATTGATTCCGGCAAAATCGGCGCGATCGGCGCCTCCAACTGGACCTGGCAACGGCTAGAGGAAGCCAATGCGTACGCTGCGGCGAATGGCCTGAAAGGTTTTACCTTCAGCAGTCCGAATCTCAGTCTCGCCAAAGCAAACGAACCTTTCTGGGAAGGTTGTGTGTCAGCAGATGCAGAGACGCTGGCATGGCATGAGCAAACCAAGCTACCATTGCTGTCCTGGTCCTCCCAAGCACGTGGTTTCTTCACTGGACGATTTACACCTGAAGTTCGAGATAACGCCGATCTGGTGCGTGTATTCTATAGTGATGGCAACTGGGAACGTTTGCGCCGGGCTGAACAATTGGCGAATTCGAAGAAAACAACACCAATCCAGATTGCACTCGCTTATGTATTGAATCAGACGTTCCCAACCTGTGCGCTGATCGGTGCTCAGAATCAGGCAGAACTACTCTCCTGTGATGAAGGTTCCCGTATCACGCTGACTCCTGCTGAAATCGCATGGTTGGATCTGGGCAGTAATGTGCCAGCTGGCATCTAA
- a CDS encoding response regulator transcription factor has product MLTHPRKVLIIEDEPDISRILRDYLTKNQYEAAVAATGQDGLQIMELIQPDYIILDIMLPDMDGIEVCREIRRRNNIPILILSARGSDTDKVLGLGFGADDYMTKPFSLSELLARINAHFRRYDSMTSDQDRTDLLRLGNLMIDKKAYKVTLNGLEVSLSAKEFELLHYLASHKNQVFSKAQLLDAIWGYATYGDENTVTVYIRRLREKIEADASHPTVLKTVWGVGYKFNYE; this is encoded by the coding sequence ATGCTAACCCACCCGCGCAAAGTCCTCATCATCGAGGATGAACCGGATATTTCGCGTATCCTGCGAGATTATCTAACCAAAAATCAATATGAAGCCGCCGTGGCAGCCACTGGTCAAGACGGGCTTCAGATTATGGAGCTTATTCAACCGGACTACATTATTCTAGACATTATGCTTCCAGATATGGACGGAATTGAGGTGTGCCGTGAAATCCGACGACGCAATAATATCCCCATCCTTATTCTGAGCGCTAGAGGCAGCGATACCGATAAGGTACTTGGCCTTGGCTTTGGAGCAGACGATTATATGACCAAGCCCTTCTCGCTGAGCGAACTGTTAGCACGAATCAATGCCCACTTTAGACGTTACGACAGCATGACATCGGATCAGGACAGAACAGATCTACTGCGTCTTGGAAACCTTATGATTGATAAAAAAGCCTATAAAGTTACATTGAACGGATTAGAAGTTTCTCTGTCCGCCAAAGAATTCGAATTACTTCATTATCTGGCAAGCCATAAGAATCAGGTGTTCTCCAAAGCCCAGTTGCTTGACGCCATCTGGGGATATGCAACCTACGGCGATGAAAATACCGTAACCGTATACATTCGCAGACTGCGTGAAAAAATCGAGGCAGATGCCTCGCATCCGACCGTTCTGAAGACGGTATGGGGTGTCGGTTACAAATTCAATTACGAATAA
- a CDS encoding Gfo/Idh/MocA family oxidoreductase encodes MSKIKVAVFGCGAIAERRHIPEYAANENIELVAFADPIVERAEKMAETYGGKAYSSYEELLANETVDAVSVCTPNYLHAPMAIAAANAGKHVLVEKPMAVSTEEGEQMIEAAKKNGVYLMVGHNQRLMPPHVKAKEILDSGKLGKVLNFRTSFGHPGPEAWSVDGAESWFFRKEEAIMGAMGDLGVHKSDFIRYLLNDEVSEVAGFISTLHKEGTKVDDNATCLLRMKSGAIGTLVASWTQYRAGDNSTVLWCENGVMKIGTVEGDEVIVELTNGTVETYKVGAMATNEKQVPSGVIDAFVESIVTQTPPAISGEEGLRSLQVILAAFESEKTGQIIKL; translated from the coding sequence ATGAGTAAAATTAAAGTTGCTGTATTCGGCTGTGGAGCCATTGCCGAGCGCAGACATATTCCAGAGTACGCTGCCAATGAGAACATAGAACTTGTCGCTTTTGCAGATCCGATCGTGGAGCGTGCGGAGAAGATGGCCGAGACTTACGGCGGTAAAGCGTACTCCAGTTACGAAGAATTGCTTGCTAACGAAACGGTAGATGCCGTTAGTGTGTGTACACCAAACTATCTGCATGCACCAATGGCGATTGCTGCTGCAAATGCAGGCAAGCATGTATTGGTGGAGAAACCAATGGCAGTATCCACTGAAGAAGGCGAGCAAATGATCGAAGCTGCCAAGAAAAATGGTGTGTATCTGATGGTTGGACACAACCAGCGCCTGATGCCTCCTCACGTGAAAGCAAAAGAAATTCTCGACTCCGGTAAACTCGGAAAAGTTCTGAATTTCCGTACATCCTTCGGTCACCCGGGTCCGGAAGCATGGAGTGTGGACGGAGCTGAAAGCTGGTTCTTCCGCAAAGAAGAAGCCATTATGGGCGCTATGGGCGACCTGGGCGTACACAAATCAGACTTCATCCGTTACTTGCTGAACGATGAAGTATCTGAAGTAGCTGGTTTCATCAGCACACTGCACAAAGAAGGTACTAAGGTTGACGATAACGCGACTTGCTTGCTTCGTATGAAGAGCGGAGCGATCGGAACGCTGGTAGCGAGCTGGACACAATACAGAGCCGGAGACAATAGTACAGTTCTGTGGTGTGAGAATGGTGTTATGAAGATCGGAACAGTCGAAGGCGATGAAGTTATTGTTGAGCTGACCAATGGTACAGTTGAGACATACAAAGTCGGTGCCATGGCTACCAACGAGAAACAAGTGCCGAGTGGCGTAATTGACGCTTTTGTAGAGTCGATTGTGACTCAAACACCTCCAGCGATTTCCGGGGAAGAGGGTTTGCGTTCCCTGCAAGTGATCCTGGCAGCATTCGAATCCGAGAAAACAGGTCAGATCATTAAGCTGTAA
- a CDS encoding ABC transporter ATP-binding protein has product MSKKVIIRAQNLCKTYNSGSEQHHAIRNVDLDIYEGEFTVIMGNSGSGKSTLLYLLSGLDQITAGEVYFRDQRIDAYREREMSDFRTRRIGYIYQSINLVPDLSIKENIALPGYIAGNKKKDIQSRATELMNAMDIDEQRNRLPSQTSGGQQQRAAIARALINSPDIIFADEPTGSLNLEHGTAVLDILTDIHRKGQSVVMVTHDIKAACRADRLIYIQDGKIGGILEFDTYDEHQIQDREAIIFALVTGKE; this is encoded by the coding sequence TTGTCGAAAAAAGTGATTATCCGTGCACAGAATCTGTGCAAGACGTACAACAGCGGAAGTGAGCAACATCATGCCATCCGTAATGTCGATCTCGATATCTATGAAGGGGAATTCACGGTCATCATGGGTAACTCTGGCTCTGGCAAATCAACCCTCTTATATCTGCTTAGCGGACTGGATCAGATTACAGCTGGTGAAGTTTATTTTCGTGACCAGCGGATCGACGCTTATCGTGAACGGGAAATGTCCGACTTCCGCACGCGCCGAATCGGTTATATTTATCAAAGTATAAATTTGGTCCCGGACCTTTCCATCAAAGAGAACATTGCTTTACCGGGATATATCGCTGGAAACAAAAAGAAAGACATCCAATCAAGGGCTACTGAGCTGATGAATGCCATGGATATTGATGAACAGCGTAACCGCCTCCCCTCTCAGACGTCTGGAGGACAGCAGCAACGAGCAGCCATTGCACGAGCTTTGATCAATTCGCCGGATATCATCTTTGCGGATGAACCGACCGGAAGCTTGAACCTGGAACACGGCACCGCCGTTCTCGATATCCTTACGGATATCCACCGCAAGGGACAGTCTGTTGTTATGGTTACGCATGATATAAAAGCAGCCTGCCGGGCAGACCGCCTAATCTATATTCAGGACGGCAAGATTGGTGGAATCCTTGAGTTCGATACCTATGACGAACATCAAATTCAAGATCGTGAAGCGATCATCTTCGCTTTGGTTACGGGAAAGGAATAA
- a CDS encoding sugar phosphate isomerase/epimerase gives MKKLNIGLQLFTLRDETAADFRGTLRKVAALGYEGVEFAGYGDIPAEEMKALLDELGLKGFSSHVSLHAMREDLQKQIDYLKTIGAQYIICPYLMPEDRPENAEGWTKLFAELQQYGAEAAKQGLIFGYHNHDFEFHGQVGDANAFDAMFAQTSPEAVKVEMDVCWVQFAGQNPIEYINKYAGRLPLLHLKDFSKDEQGQMKTLELGQGSVDLPAVIEGATNAGVEWLIVEQDVCQNPPLESVSNSYNWLKENYLNQF, from the coding sequence ATGAAAAAACTTAATATTGGTTTGCAATTGTTTACACTCCGTGATGAAACTGCAGCAGATTTTCGTGGTACGTTGCGTAAGGTAGCGGCCCTTGGATATGAAGGCGTGGAGTTTGCCGGATATGGCGATATTCCAGCTGAGGAAATGAAAGCGCTACTAGATGAACTTGGACTGAAAGGATTCAGCAGCCACGTTTCACTCCATGCGATGCGCGAAGACTTGCAAAAACAGATCGATTACCTGAAAACAATTGGTGCACAATATATCATTTGCCCTTACCTGATGCCAGAAGATCGTCCTGAGAATGCAGAAGGTTGGACCAAGCTATTCGCTGAGTTACAACAATATGGAGCTGAAGCAGCGAAGCAAGGATTGATCTTTGGTTACCATAACCATGACTTTGAATTCCACGGCCAGGTTGGCGATGCCAATGCGTTTGATGCCATGTTCGCTCAAACATCACCGGAAGCGGTAAAAGTGGAAATGGACGTATGTTGGGTACAATTTGCGGGACAAAATCCGATCGAGTATATTAATAAATATGCGGGTCGCTTGCCGCTGCTTCATCTGAAGGACTTCAGCAAAGACGAACAGGGCCAGATGAAAACACTGGAACTGGGACAAGGTTCGGTTGACCTGCCAGCTGTTATTGAAGGCGCTACGAATGCAGGTGTGGAGTGGTTGATCGTGGAACAAGACGTATGTCAGAATCCTCCACTTGAGAGCGTATCCAATAGCTACAACTGGTTGAAAGAAAACTACCTGAACCAATTCTAA
- a CDS encoding ATP-binding protein yields MSLNSWSKRWLLTTLGLLIIIVLSILALAIMLFQNRNSEQSNLSINQVRLTINPTLLALEQNHQYLNEQNIHEDIRSIARESGVLLTYVDLDGTVIMSSAPGSEGTQVNLRSSLHYDLHHAAQATDGNQLLDIAFPVMDGPVGSQIGNAIFSIPQAMVTVQKPMTVPMIWISVLLLLSLILSLFLFWMKRKLDKHLLSPIHQLKLHAESILKGNYEEKIQYNQINELSEVFAMFDLMRTEIKHMNDLRIQQEQAQKELITNISHDIKTPITTIKAYIEAIEEGLCNDQETLMEYMRVMRTHTDKTARLVEDLLVHALQELGQISVEPLEKYSGPVLDAMLKPIEHVILTRGLVYDGPKSNHIPNVLIAIDPIRIEQVISNLVANALKHTAQGDTIRIDTELESGHLKVTITDSGQGIRVQDMPFVFQRYFKGQASHADQHVQEGTGLGLSICQSIIEAHGGRISFTSKEGEGTTFRFYLPIC; encoded by the coding sequence ATGTCATTGAACAGCTGGTCCAAACGCTGGTTGTTAACAACACTTGGCCTTCTGATTATTATAGTTTTAAGTATCCTTGCGCTGGCGATAATGCTATTTCAAAATCGAAATTCTGAACAATCCAACCTGTCCATAAATCAGGTTCGCCTCACGATCAATCCAACTCTGCTCGCTTTGGAGCAAAATCATCAGTATCTCAATGAACAAAATATTCATGAAGATATACGTTCCATCGCCAGAGAAAGTGGGGTTCTACTTACCTATGTGGACCTGGATGGAACAGTGATCATGTCCTCCGCCCCAGGCTCTGAAGGAACTCAAGTTAACCTGCGTTCATCCCTTCATTATGATCTGCATCATGCCGCGCAGGCTACGGACGGTAACCAATTACTTGATATTGCGTTTCCCGTGATGGACGGACCCGTGGGAAGTCAGATCGGCAATGCCATCTTTTCCATCCCCCAAGCTATGGTTACGGTTCAGAAACCGATGACTGTTCCGATGATATGGATTAGCGTACTCTTGCTCCTGTCACTGATCCTGAGTTTATTTCTATTCTGGATGAAACGAAAACTGGATAAGCACCTGCTCTCTCCCATCCATCAATTGAAGCTTCATGCGGAATCCATCCTCAAAGGTAATTATGAAGAAAAGATTCAGTACAACCAGATCAATGAATTGAGCGAAGTGTTTGCCATGTTTGACCTGATGCGCACAGAAATCAAGCATATGAACGACCTGCGTATCCAGCAGGAACAAGCACAAAAAGAACTCATCACCAATATATCTCATGATATTAAAACACCGATTACCACGATAAAAGCATACATAGAAGCTATTGAGGAAGGACTATGCAACGATCAGGAAACGCTAATGGAATATATGAGAGTCATGCGTACCCATACGGATAAAACAGCCCGGCTTGTGGAGGATCTGCTGGTTCATGCACTTCAGGAACTGGGGCAAATTTCGGTGGAACCCCTTGAAAAGTACAGTGGTCCTGTACTTGACGCTATGTTGAAACCTATTGAACATGTAATACTCACAAGAGGTCTAGTCTATGACGGGCCCAAGTCCAACCACATTCCCAATGTGTTAATCGCTATCGACCCTATCCGAATTGAACAAGTCATCTCCAATCTTGTCGCCAATGCCCTCAAACATACAGCTCAGGGAGATACGATACGTATAGACACGGAACTGGAATCTGGGCATTTGAAAGTGACCATCACCGACTCGGGTCAGGGCATACGTGTACAGGACATGCCGTTTGTTTTCCAACGTTATTTCAAAGGCCAGGCTAGTCATGCAGACCAACATGTTCAGGAAGGTACAGGGCTGGGTCTTTCCATCTGCCAAAGCATTATTGAAGCACACGGAGGCCGTATTTCTTTTACTAGTAAAGAAGGAGAAGGTACGACCTTCCGATTCTATCTGCCGATCTGCTGA
- a CDS encoding FtsX-like permease family protein: MFKLSLSYLSRNKIQNTLIALLLLLSTLLVSTAIVILANTGNQFQEMHTRTHGSHQILTFEKGLNDPEFVHDWWASQDGVEVSPLLTYRTLSGIVLNETDIPNLYLYMFNTPLPPWGVDELIFSSGTPGTLPEQGSVWIPTSMASAYHISVGDTIGFKTGSNTLDLNVSGLVIDVPYGAPFSNTARVWMNPVDYQHDFATLAGNEHHMIGIHFNDYSMNSVYWERYNRETGTPFLESKMEFEAISSFYLIINQVIGFIMIFMGVVMLSIALMTIGFTISDAILANYRTIGILKSLGLTSRRTIGTYVIQYAMLSIAAIIPGITLSVWISRWIINISASSLRVNNQNIPVQGLDAAILAGVLLFALVILFTVLYAKKARSIQPVQAIRYGMSETDHSRMASRMNSPWAQHWVGFTRMPVTAVLGLRHVFKNTKSSVLTLLLTTMASSVLVLGYVLLTSIIGIEQTAAKWGYDNANIAAVVVNKSNFPKAELKHVLAQDPRISNVGWQGNITGVISPESSTTVKGQSISLNLSVMDGSYQELGFETLKGDNPQHANEIAIGVNVAKTSNKDLGDLIDIYIEGEKRTFLITGIYQAIANMSVSGRITIDAMRSVNRGYGEFDAIFINVKDLALADKVAGALNEQFKDFASVVTQKTLLDSVYAEAANILIYPMSLIGLLFTIVTFIIIFSTCRINIRKESRTYGIYKSLGMTSRQIRLSLTMGMVVLSAMGAILGIFVGVYVLPLLLEMVLSNYGIVELPLIMNWGGMILFACLSIIAAGLGSWFSSRIIRETSPRMLVIE; encoded by the coding sequence ATGTTTAAACTTAGCTTGTCTTATCTGAGTAGGAACAAAATACAAAATACGTTAATTGCGCTGCTCCTGCTACTCTCGACACTTCTGGTATCTACAGCTATTGTCATACTGGCGAATACGGGCAATCAGTTTCAGGAAATGCATACCCGTACCCATGGATCTCATCAGATCCTGACGTTTGAGAAAGGACTGAATGACCCCGAATTTGTACACGACTGGTGGGCTTCCCAAGATGGTGTTGAGGTATCCCCATTGCTAACGTATCGAACATTATCAGGCATCGTTCTTAATGAAACGGACATTCCCAACCTGTATCTGTATATGTTTAATACGCCTTTACCGCCATGGGGTGTAGATGAGCTTATTTTCTCCAGTGGGACGCCCGGAACACTTCCCGAGCAAGGCTCCGTCTGGATTCCAACGTCCATGGCGAGTGCCTACCATATCTCGGTAGGCGATACCATTGGTTTCAAAACCGGCTCAAACACACTCGATCTGAATGTGTCCGGCCTTGTCATCGATGTACCATACGGAGCGCCCTTCTCCAATACTGCGAGGGTATGGATGAATCCTGTCGATTATCAACATGATTTCGCGACACTCGCAGGCAACGAACATCACATGATCGGCATCCACTTCAACGATTACAGCATGAATTCTGTGTATTGGGAACGATACAATCGTGAGACAGGCACTCCGTTTCTTGAATCCAAAATGGAGTTCGAAGCGATCTCCTCTTTCTATCTGATTATTAACCAGGTTATTGGCTTCATTATGATCTTCATGGGTGTTGTCATGCTATCCATCGCTTTGATGACAATCGGGTTCACAATTTCGGATGCTATCCTGGCTAATTACAGAACAATAGGCATTCTCAAATCACTCGGGCTAACTTCCCGGAGAACGATAGGTACCTATGTTATTCAATATGCAATGCTATCCATCGCAGCCATTATCCCAGGAATTACACTCAGCGTATGGATCTCCAGGTGGATCATTAATATATCCGCGTCCTCTCTTCGAGTGAACAATCAGAACATTCCAGTCCAAGGGTTGGACGCGGCCATACTGGCTGGTGTGCTTCTATTTGCTTTAGTGATTTTGTTTACTGTGTTATACGCCAAAAAGGCACGCAGCATCCAACCCGTTCAGGCTATTCGTTATGGTATGTCGGAAACAGATCACAGCCGGATGGCCAGTAGAATGAATTCGCCATGGGCACAACACTGGGTCGGGTTCACACGAATGCCTGTGACCGCGGTCCTCGGACTTCGACATGTTTTCAAAAACACCAAAAGTTCTGTTCTCACACTTTTACTGACCACCATGGCTTCCTCTGTACTGGTCTTAGGATATGTGCTGCTGACCAGTATAATCGGAATTGAACAGACAGCAGCCAAATGGGGATATGACAATGCCAACATCGCAGCAGTCGTAGTGAACAAAAGTAACTTCCCCAAGGCTGAACTAAAGCACGTATTAGCGCAGGATCCGAGGATCAGCAATGTAGGCTGGCAAGGGAACATCACAGGTGTAATTAGCCCGGAATCTTCAACAACAGTAAAGGGCCAATCCATCAGTCTCAACTTGAGTGTAATGGACGGGAGTTACCAGGAGCTTGGATTCGAAACGTTAAAAGGGGATAACCCACAGCACGCAAATGAAATTGCCATTGGTGTAAATGTAGCCAAAACATCAAACAAAGATCTCGGTGATCTCATCGACATCTATATTGAAGGAGAAAAGCGTACATTCCTCATTACAGGCATCTATCAGGCGATCGCCAACATGTCTGTTTCAGGCCGAATCACCATCGATGCCATGAGAAGTGTGAACCGGGGTTATGGTGAATTTGATGCCATATTCATTAATGTGAAGGATCTCGCACTAGCGGATAAGGTTGCCGGGGCGTTGAATGAGCAATTTAAGGATTTTGCTTCAGTAGTTACCCAGAAGACATTGCTTGATTCGGTTTACGCTGAAGCTGCAAACATCCTGATCTATCCGATGAGCCTGATTGGATTGCTGTTCACCATTGTGACGTTCATCATTATTTTCAGTACCTGTCGAATCAATATCCGCAAAGAGAGCAGAACGTACGGGATATACAAATCGCTGGGAATGACATCCCGTCAAATCCGATTATCGCTCACCATGGGAATGGTTGTGCTGTCCGCCATGGGAGCGATACTGGGTATTTTCGTAGGCGTATATGTACTACCTCTTCTGCTCGAAATGGTCCTTTCCAATTATGGTATCGTAGAGCTTCCACTGATTATGAATTGGGGTGGAATGATATTGTTCGCCTGCCTAAGCATCATTGCAGCAGGTCTTGGATCATGGTTTTCTTCCCGAATCATTCGAGAGACATCGCCACGTATGCTGGTTATCGAATAA
- the mmuM gene encoding homocysteine S-methyltransferase codes for MTQAKQINPIEQILREHPVMILDGALATELEQHGCDLDDPLWSARVLLENPDVIVQVHADYFRAGADCAITSSYQATVDGFCKRGIGEQEALDLIGKTVELAAKARDDVWAEVQSGLVGRESPTDQLVEATSVRAEMLENEEHITDRTGDREGECLRSRPIIAGSIGPYGAYLADGSEYVGHYGVSDETLAAFHRPRMAALIEAGADILAFETIPSLQEAQVLVELLKEFPHAYAWLSFSLKDGTTISEGTPLEVCAQTFGSEPQIAAIGLNCAPMEVVTEAVGILSRASDKPVIVYPNSGEVYDAATKTWSGQGTCGNMSDASEQWVAAGAKIIGGCCRTTPHQIGELAKKWRS; via the coding sequence ATGACGCAAGCAAAACAGATTAATCCCATAGAACAGATCCTTCGTGAACATCCGGTCATGATTCTGGATGGAGCGCTGGCAACGGAACTCGAACAGCATGGATGTGATCTGGACGACCCGTTATGGTCTGCTCGTGTATTACTTGAGAATCCGGATGTTATCGTTCAGGTCCATGCGGATTATTTCCGAGCAGGAGCCGACTGTGCGATTACATCCAGTTATCAGGCGACGGTGGATGGCTTCTGCAAGAGAGGAATTGGAGAGCAGGAAGCGTTAGACCTGATTGGCAAGACGGTGGAGCTGGCTGCAAAGGCGAGAGATGACGTATGGGCAGAAGTACAGAGTGGTTTAGTAGGGAGAGAAAGCCCGACAGATCAGCTTGTAGAAGCTACTTCGGTACGTGCAGAGATGCTGGAGAATGAGGAGCATATAACAGATCGTACAGGGGATCGTGAGGGAGAATGTCTTCGTTCACGTCCAATTATTGCCGGGTCTATTGGGCCGTACGGCGCCTATCTGGCGGATGGTTCAGAGTATGTGGGACATTATGGCGTATCGGATGAGACACTTGCTGCATTTCACCGTCCGCGTATGGCGGCGCTGATTGAAGCGGGGGCTGACATTTTGGCGTTTGAGACGATTCCTTCCTTGCAGGAAGCACAGGTGCTGGTTGAATTACTGAAGGAGTTTCCTCATGCGTATGCCTGGCTATCTTTCTCTTTAAAAGACGGGACAACCATCAGCGAGGGCACACCCCTTGAGGTATGTGCACAGACGTTTGGCTCCGAGCCGCAGATTGCGGCGATTGGCCTGAACTGTGCTCCAATGGAAGTAGTGACGGAAGCCGTAGGTATTCTCAGCCGTGCCAGCGACAAACCTGTCATTGTCTACCCGAACTCGGGAGAAGTATACGATGCAGCAACGAAGACGTGGAGTGGACAGGGGACCTGTGGCAACATGAGTGATGCTTCGGAGCAGTGGGTTGCTGCGGGCGCGAAAATTATTGGCGGCTGTTGCCGTACGACGCCACATCAGATTGGTGAACTTGCGAAGAAGTGGCGGAGTTAG